From Dioscorea cayenensis subsp. rotundata cultivar TDr96_F1 chromosome 13, TDr96_F1_v2_PseudoChromosome.rev07_lg8_w22 25.fasta, whole genome shotgun sequence, the proteins below share one genomic window:
- the LOC120274727 gene encoding putative disease resistance protein At4g10780, translating to MGGVGKTTLLEKIYQSLLDDANMGFDLVLFIEVSQNFMLEKLQKGIAKKLHLASFAGKEDIFNVLKTKNFVLLLDDLWVGVDLADVGIPHMYSGHNYTKRYKHKVIFTTRSKDVCAWMGASKGITVECLEPDEAWDLFKDNVNLDVIESNQRINEIAKEVMNECNGLPLALKVIGKAMSNQRTLQEWEFILRSLKDSGTKIIPGVEQSVIPILKFSYDNLPDNIKDCFLSASMLQGKSKYEILECWMGLGLIGDFVYLQEAYDKSEYILNILEKSCLVNVSNHSVVRLHDVIYEMAMWIASYLGMNKKKWIVKQYGGVAKLSTDNTQNCRFAGRVIIDVIMLVPIFPHRCSNLLYLMIHSHFLEKIPEGFFRQMPKLEYLDLSETGIKGLPKDIKCLVNLQYLNISFTNITSLPEELVYLNKLQYLICRNVRWLGKVVDGLMPRLHKLKVIDLYPTGWVKPEELKILKKHVKAIGMCVESEEVLQQLSCLPTTQLCIEYLDNLISLLFDTLSHKNHGFLHSLQIRSCPNLEKLVMNGSATHLNDLIIYDVQNLQNIIWPDLLPPQFFHMLKTLEISKCNLASFAWALRLPCLFILNIEDCGETETLFYVEEGEIQQISEWPMFPALQSLFLRKLPKLVSISNFALDFPQLSWLSVRQCPKLKKLPFKSGINGCQMININCERKWWTSLEFHAHLSPHYVWSDDSDAGSISYSA from the exons ATGGGTGGTGTAGGCAAGACCACACTCTTGGAAAAAATCTACCAATCGTTGTTAGATGATGCAAACATGGGATTCGATCTTGTGTTATTTATCGaagtttcacaaaattttatgttAGAAAAACTTCAGAAAGGGATTGCTAAAAAGTTGCATTTGGCCTCTTTTGCTGGTAAAGAAGACATCTTCAATGTCCTAAAAACAAAGAACTTTGTATTGCTCCTGGATGATCTATGGGTGGGAGTAGATCTTGCTGATGTTGGAATTCCGCATATGTACAGCGGTCATAATTACACCAAACGATATAAACATAAAGTGATTTTCACTACTCGATCAAAAGATGTGTGTGCTTGGATGGGAGCAAGCAAAGGGATTACAGTGGAATGCTTGGAACCAGATGAAGCTTGGGATCTTTTCAAGGACAATGTTAATTTAGATGTTATTGAGTCAAACCaaagaatcaatgaaatagCAAAGGAAGTGATGAATGAGTGCAATGGTTTGCCACTCGCTCTGAAAGTGATTGGTAAAGCCATGTCAAACCAAAGAACTCTCCAAGAGTGGGAATTTATTCTGAGGTCACTAAAAGATTCGGGTACTAAAATAATTCCAGGTGTTGAGCAATCAGTAATTCCTATTTTAAAATTCAGTTATGATAATCTGCCTGATAATATCAAAGATTGCTTCTTATCGGCTTCCATGTTGCAAGGGAAAtctaaatatgaaattttagaaTGTTGGATGGGTTTAGGCCTTATTGGTGATTTTGTCTATCTACAAGAGGCTTATGACAAGTCAGAGTATATCCTTAACATTCTAGAGAAATCATGTTTGGTGAATGTATCCAATCATAGTGTTGTGCGCTTACATGATGTAATTTATGAGATGGCAATGTGGATAGCATCATACCTTGggatgaacaagaagaaatggATAGTGAAACAATATGGTGGGGTGGCAAAATTATCAACAGACAACACACAGAATTGCAGATTTGCAGGCAGAGTGATTATAGACGTCATCATGCTTGTGCCAATTTTTCCTCATCGGTGTTCtaatttgttgtatttaatgATACATAGtcattttttggaaaaaatcCCTGAAGGGTTTTTCCGACAAATGCCAAAATTGGAATATTTGGATCTTTCAGAAACTGGTATTAAAGGGCTTCCAAAGGACATCAAATGTTTGGTTAATTTACAATACCTAAACATTTCATTCACGAATATCACATCACTTCCAGAGGAGTTggtatatttgaataaattgcAATATCTGATATGCAGAAACGTGCGATGGCTTGGAAAGGTAGTGGATGGTCTCATGCCAAGATTACACAAGTTGAAGGTCATTGACCTATATCCAACTGGGTGGGTAAAACCAGAAGAGTTAAAGATACTGAAGAAACATGTCAAAGCAATAGGAATGTGTGTAGAATCAGAAGAGGTTCTCCAACAACTCTCATGTTTGCCAACTACGCAGCTTTGTATAGAATATTTGGATAACTTAATCTCTCTTCTATTTGACACTTTAAGTCACAAAAATCATGGATTCTTGCATTCACTACAAATTAGATCATGCCCAAACCTTGAGAAGCTTGTGATGAATGGAAGTGCGACTCATCTCAATGACCTCATAATCTATGATGTCCAAAATCTGCAGAATATTATTTGGCCAGATCTACTTCCTCCACAATTTTTTCATATGTTGAAGACGTTAGAAATATCTAAATGTAATTTGGCCAGTTTTGCTTGGGCTCTGCGTCTCCCATgtctttttatattaaacatagAAGATTGTGGAGAGACAGAGACGTTGTTTTATGTCGAGGAGGGAGAAATCCAACAAATCTCAGAATGGCCTATGTTCCCTGCCCTGCAATCTTTGTTTTTAAGAAAGCTACCAAAATTAGTGAGCATAAGTAATTTTGCTTTGGATTTCCCTCAACTTTCATGGCTTTCAGTGCGTCAATGTCCAAAACTTAAGAAGCTTCCCTTCAAGAGTGGCATTAACGGCTGCCAGATGATCAACATTAATTGTGAAAGAAAATGGTGGACAAGCTTAGAGTTTCATGCTCACCTTTCACCTCACTATGTTTGGTCG GATGACAGTGATGCAGGCTCAATTAGTTACAGTGCATGA